The Prinia subflava isolate CZ2003 ecotype Zambia chromosome 13, Cam_Psub_1.2, whole genome shotgun sequence genome contains a region encoding:
- the PDCD5 gene encoding programmed cell death protein 5 produces MADEELEALRQRRLGEIRAEHGDPSADPSQQEAKQREAEIRNTILAQVLDQAARARLSNLALVKPDKAKAVENYLIQMARFGQLAGKVSEQGLIEILEKVSQQTEKKTTVKFNRRKVLDSDEEDDY; encoded by the exons ATGGCGGACGAGGAGCTGGAGGCGCTGCGGCAGCGGCGGCTGGGGGAGATCAGGGCCGAGCACGGG gaTCCTTCTGCTGACCCGTCACAACAGGAAGCCAAACAGAG GGAAGCAGAGATAAGAAATACTATTTTAGCTCAAGTTCTTGATCAAGCAGCTCGTGCAAGAT TAAGCAATTTAGCACTTGTGAAACCAGACAAAGCAAAAGCAGTAGAGAATTATCTTATACAGATGGCAAGATTTGGACAGCTAGCTGGAAAG GTATCAGAACAAGGTTTGATAGAAATACTTGAAAAAGTGAGtcagcaaacagaaaagaaaacaacagtgAAG TTCAACAGAAGGAAAGTATTGGATTCTGATGAAGAGGATGATTATTAA